The following proteins come from a genomic window of Myroides odoratus DSM 2801:
- the aspS gene encoding aspartate--tRNA ligase, which produces MYRTHTCGALSASDINTTVTLSGWVSKHRDKGFMIWVDLRDRYGITQLIFDAERTDKTVFETAKNLGREYVIQVTGTVIERASKNPNMPTGDIEILVESLTILNESSVPPFTIEDETDGGEDIRMKYRYLDIRRNPVKNSLLFRHKVAQEVRNYLSAQDFCEVETPYLISSTPEGARDFIVPSRMNPGQFYALPQSPQTFKQLLMVGGMDRYFQIVRCFRDEDLRADRQPEFTQIDCEMAFVDQEDVMDTFEGLTKHLLKSVHGVEIKEFPRMTYEEAMRTYGNDKPDIRFGMKFGELNAVAQHKDFGVFNSAELVVGIAVPGGAAYTRKEIDALIDWVKRPQVGASGMVYCKCEADGSFKSSVDKFYDQEDLKQWAAVTGAQAGDIILVLSGPANKTRAQLSALRMELGNRLGLRKSDEFAPLWVIDFPLFEWDEESGRYFAMHHPFTSPKKEDIALLDTDPGKVRANAYDMVLNGNEIGGGSIRIHDKPTQELMFKHLGFSKEEAEKQFGFLLNAFQYGAPPHGGLAFGLDRLVAILGGQETIRDFIAFPKNNSGRDVMIDAPSAIRPEQLEELHIAIKAE; this is translated from the coding sequence AAGTGCTTCTGATATAAATACAACAGTTACCCTTTCAGGTTGGGTGAGCAAACACCGTGATAAAGGTTTTATGATTTGGGTTGATTTACGCGATCGTTATGGTATTACACAATTGATCTTTGATGCAGAGAGAACAGATAAAACTGTTTTTGAAACAGCTAAAAACTTAGGTCGTGAGTATGTAATTCAAGTAACGGGAACTGTAATTGAACGCGCATCAAAAAATCCGAATATGCCAACTGGGGATATTGAGATTTTAGTTGAGTCACTAACGATTTTAAACGAATCAAGTGTTCCCCCTTTCACTATTGAGGATGAAACAGATGGTGGAGAAGATATTCGCATGAAATATCGCTACTTGGATATTCGTAGAAATCCAGTAAAAAACAGTTTACTTTTCAGACATAAAGTGGCACAAGAGGTGAGAAATTACCTTTCTGCTCAAGATTTCTGTGAAGTTGAAACACCTTATTTAATCAGCTCTACACCTGAGGGAGCTCGTGATTTCATCGTGCCTTCCCGTATGAATCCAGGTCAATTCTACGCATTACCTCAATCGCCACAAACATTCAAACAATTGTTGATGGTAGGAGGTATGGATCGTTACTTCCAAATCGTGAGATGTTTCCGCGATGAGGATTTACGTGCAGATAGACAGCCTGAATTTACGCAAATCGACTGTGAAATGGCTTTCGTAGACCAAGAAGATGTTATGGATACTTTCGAAGGGTTAACTAAACATTTATTGAAATCTGTTCACGGCGTTGAAATTAAAGAATTTCCAAGAATGACGTATGAAGAAGCGATGCGTACGTATGGTAATGATAAACCAGATATTCGTTTTGGAATGAAATTCGGTGAATTAAATGCAGTAGCTCAACACAAAGATTTTGGTGTTTTCAACAGTGCTGAATTAGTAGTTGGTATTGCCGTTCCTGGTGGAGCAGCTTATACAAGAAAAGAAATTGACGCTCTAATTGACTGGGTAAAACGCCCTCAAGTTGGAGCATCAGGTATGGTATATTGTAAATGTGAAGCAGATGGTTCATTCAAATCTTCTGTAGATAAATTCTATGATCAAGAAGATTTAAAACAATGGGCAGCTGTTACAGGTGCACAAGCTGGAGATATTATTTTGGTTCTTTCGGGTCCTGCAAATAAAACAAGAGCACAATTAAGTGCACTTCGCATGGAGTTAGGAAATCGTTTAGGTTTGAGAAAATCTGATGAATTTGCTCCACTATGGGTAATTGATTTCCCATTATTTGAGTGGGATGAAGAATCAGGGCGTTATTTTGCGATGCACCACCCGTTTACATCACCGAAGAAAGAAGATATCGCTTTATTAGATACTGACCCAGGTAAAGTACGTGCAAATGCCTACGATATGGTTTTAAATGGAAATGAAATTGGTGGAGGTTCTATTCGTATTCACGATAAACCAACTCAAGAATTGATGTTTAAACACCTAGGTTTCTCTAAAGAAGAAGCAGAAAAACAATTTGGTTTCTTACTAAATGCATTCCAATACGGAGCACCACCGCACGGAGGATTGGCTTTCGGATTAGACCGTTTAGTTGCGATTTTAGGAGGACAAGAAACGATTCGCGATTTCATTGCTTTCCCTAAAAACAATTCAGGAAGAGACGTGATGATCGATGCACCAAGTGCTATCCGCCCAGAACAATTAGAAGAATTACATATCGCTATCAAAGCGGAATAA
- a CDS encoding GNAT family N-acetyltransferase: MKLIAETPRLLLRELQPTDAQSFYALNSNPNVIRYTGNTAFATVDEAKEFLENYSDYQLNGYGRWAVILKDSGQFIGWCGLKYDADTQQTDIGFRFFEEEWGKGYATESAEACLHVGLNQFRLACIIGRAMKANTASIRVLEKLGLTYEQDILLEGEEAVLYKIKQ, encoded by the coding sequence ATGAAATTAATCGCTGAAACACCCAGATTGTTGCTTCGAGAATTGCAACCAACAGATGCGCAGTCATTCTATGCGTTAAATTCAAATCCCAATGTAATTCGCTATACGGGTAATACAGCTTTTGCAACCGTGGATGAAGCTAAAGAATTTTTAGAGAATTACAGTGATTATCAGCTTAATGGCTATGGCCGATGGGCTGTTATCTTAAAAGATTCGGGACAATTTATTGGTTGGTGTGGTTTAAAGTATGATGCTGATACGCAACAAACAGATATCGGTTTTCGCTTTTTTGAAGAAGAATGGGGTAAAGGATATGCAACAGAAAGCGCTGAAGCTTGTTTGCATGTGGGATTAAATCAATTCCGATTAGCTTGTATTATTGGTCGAGCGATGAAAGCCAATACCGCTTCTATACGCGTTTTAGAGAAACTAGGACTTACCTATGAGCAAGATATACTATTAGAGGGCGAAGAGGCTGTTCTATATAAAATAAAGCAATAA
- the pth gene encoding aminoacyl-tRNA hydrolase yields MKKFLIVGLGNIGAEYIHTRHNIGFKIVDQVARDLGGDWQTVKLGSLAEVKIKGRTLLLLKPNTYMNLSGKAVQYWMQKENIPLENILVVTDDLNIPFGALRIKAKGSDGGHNGLKNIQAVLNNTNYPRFRFGISDEFKKGQQVDYVLGEWDEEEKQKLVERLETSSKAIQEFALGGLNNAMNTYNGK; encoded by the coding sequence ATGAAGAAGTTTTTAATTGTAGGATTGGGAAATATAGGTGCTGAATATATTCATACGCGTCACAATATTGGATTTAAGATTGTTGATCAAGTAGCCCGTGATTTAGGAGGAGATTGGCAAACTGTAAAATTGGGAAGTCTTGCAGAAGTTAAGATAAAAGGTAGAACGCTGCTTTTGCTGAAACCCAATACATATATGAATTTAAGCGGTAAAGCTGTTCAATATTGGATGCAAAAAGAAAATATTCCATTGGAGAATATTTTAGTCGTTACGGATGATTTGAATATTCCTTTCGGAGCCCTTCGCATTAAGGCTAAAGGATCTGACGGAGGACACAATGGATTGAAGAATATTCAAGCAGTGTTAAATAATACCAACTACCCTCGTTTTCGATTTGGAATTAGCGATGAATTTAAGAAAGGACAGCAAGTGGATTATGTTTTGGGTGAATGGGACGAAGAAGAGAAACAAAAGCTCGTAGAACGTCTAGAAACGTCTTCTAAGGCTATTCAGGAGTTTGCTTTAGGTGGATTGAATAATGCAATGAATACTTATAACGGCAAATAG
- a CDS encoding 50S ribosomal protein L25/general stress protein Ctc, with protein sequence MKSITIKGSERESVGKVSTKALRNAGMVPCVVYGGEQSAIHFTAEEKAFKSLVYTPNVHTVVIELEGGKKINAILQDIQFHPVSDKILHIDFYQLFDDKEITLEVPIKIAGNSKGVMAGGVLNINNRKLKVRALPANLPDFVEVNISNLEMGNKLYVTDIATDNYKLLHPDNTVVCQVRISRAAMKAAQEAAKAAKAPSKKK encoded by the coding sequence ATGAAATCAATTACAATTAAAGGATCAGAAAGAGAAAGCGTAGGTAAAGTGTCTACTAAAGCCTTACGTAATGCTGGAATGGTTCCTTGCGTAGTATACGGAGGAGAACAATCAGCAATCCACTTCACAGCAGAAGAGAAAGCATTCAAAAGTTTAGTTTACACTCCTAATGTACACACTGTTGTGATTGAATTAGAAGGTGGTAAAAAAATCAATGCAATTTTACAAGATATTCAGTTCCACCCGGTATCTGACAAAATCTTACACATCGATTTCTACCAATTATTCGACGATAAAGAAATCACTTTAGAAGTGCCTATCAAAATCGCAGGTAACTCAAAAGGAGTTATGGCTGGAGGTGTTTTAAACATCAACAACCGTAAATTAAAAGTAAGAGCTTTACCAGCTAACTTACCTGACTTCGTAGAAGTAAACATTTCTAACTTAGAAATGGGTAATAAATTATACGTTACAGATATTGCAACTGATAACTACAAATTATTACACCCAGACAACACTGTAGTTTGTCAAGTGAGAATTTCTCGTGCAGCTATGAAAGCAGCTCAAGAAGCAGCAAAAGCAGCAAAAGCTCCTTCAAAGAAAAAATAA
- a CDS encoding ribose-phosphate pyrophosphokinase, translating into MLNPESEAKIFACSQSVELAEKIAKEYGVELGKATLSHYSDGEFQPSFEESIRGRRVFLVCSTFPSSDNLMELLLMCDAAKRASARHITAVIPYFGWARQDRKDKPRVPIGAKLVAKLLESAGATRIMTMDLHADQIQGFFEKPVDHLYASTIFLPYVKSLNIDNLTIASPDMGGSKRAYAYSKFLDSDVVICYKQRKQANIIEKMELIGDVTGRNVILVDDMIDTGGTLAKAADMMLERGALSVRAICTHAILSGSAYEKIEESSLTELIVTDSIPLKKPCNKIKVLSCAPLFAETMHNVQSNLSISKTFVM; encoded by the coding sequence ATGTTAAATCCTGAATCAGAAGCAAAAATTTTTGCTTGCTCGCAAAGCGTTGAGTTAGCAGAGAAGATAGCAAAGGAATATGGTGTAGAATTGGGTAAAGCTACGTTATCACATTACAGTGATGGAGAGTTTCAACCCTCTTTTGAAGAATCAATTCGAGGAAGACGAGTTTTCCTTGTTTGTTCTACATTCCCATCATCAGATAACCTAATGGAATTATTGTTAATGTGTGATGCAGCTAAAAGAGCATCAGCAAGACATATTACTGCAGTAATCCCTTATTTTGGATGGGCTAGACAGGATAGAAAAGATAAACCAAGGGTTCCGATTGGGGCTAAATTAGTAGCTAAGTTATTAGAATCAGCTGGAGCAACGAGAATCATGACTATGGATTTACACGCAGATCAAATCCAAGGATTCTTTGAAAAACCAGTAGATCATTTATACGCTTCAACGATATTTTTACCATACGTGAAGAGTTTAAACATTGACAATTTGACTATTGCTTCGCCAGATATGGGTGGTTCAAAACGTGCCTATGCTTATTCTAAGTTTTTAGATTCAGATGTAGTAATCTGCTATAAACAAAGAAAACAAGCGAACATCATTGAAAAGATGGAGTTGATTGGGGATGTTACAGGGCGTAACGTAATCTTAGTGGATGATATGATTGATACAGGAGGTACGTTAGCGAAAGCAGCTGATATGATGTTAGAAAGAGGTGCTTTGAGCGTACGTGCAATTTGTACACATGCAATCTTATCAGGAAGCGCTTATGAAAAAATAGAGGAGTCTTCATTAACTGAATTAATCGTTACAGATTCAATTCCATTGAAGAAACCATGTAATAAAATTAAAGTGTTAAGTTGTGCGCCTTTGTTTGCAGAAACAATGCACAATGTGCAGTCGAATTTATCGATTAGCAAAACATTTGTCATGTAA
- a CDS encoding DinB family protein, with translation MSINKSFLLELQHELGSTRKIIACVPTDKWGWKPHEKSMSLGDLSKHIVELIVWTEFITKQGELNFHTDYKPLDATSTDQLLQLIDAYEKRVITAIESTTEEQWMENWALKAGDHTIMEMPKVGANRFIVNNHIYHHRGQLSVYLRLLDIPIPGMYGPSADDAR, from the coding sequence ATGAGTATTAATAAAAGTTTTTTGCTTGAATTGCAACATGAATTAGGGAGTACAAGAAAGATTATTGCTTGTGTGCCAACAGATAAATGGGGGTGGAAACCACATGAAAAGTCGATGAGTTTAGGAGATTTGTCGAAACATATTGTTGAATTGATCGTGTGGACAGAATTTATTACGAAACAAGGTGAACTAAACTTCCATACGGATTATAAGCCTTTAGACGCGACTTCTACAGATCAACTACTACAACTTATCGATGCGTATGAAAAACGCGTTATAACAGCCATTGAATCGACTACAGAGGAGCAATGGATGGAAAACTGGGCATTAAAAGCAGGTGATCATACGATTATGGAAATGCCAAAGGTTGGTGCTAACCGCTTTATTGTAAATAATCACATCTATCACCACAGAGGACAACTATCAGTTTATTTGCGTTTGCTCGATATTCCAATTCCTGGAATGTATGGTCCTTCTGCAGATGATGCTAGATAG
- a CDS encoding regulatory protein RecX, translating to MKTDTTYLSFDEAKRKLENYCAYQDRCHSEVVNKMFLLGITPQIHDEIIVHLIEHSFLNEERFAKSFVRGKHRLSAWGRNRITTELKFRNINSRIITIALAEIEDEEYYQTFDRISENKWNQLTDTDIQKKKQKFQAYLFRKGYAMSDIINKTQDLEIT from the coding sequence TTGAAAACAGATACTACCTACCTTTCCTTTGATGAAGCTAAACGCAAATTAGAAAACTATTGCGCGTATCAAGACCGTTGTCACTCTGAAGTAGTCAATAAGATGTTTCTATTGGGAATAACACCACAAATACACGATGAAATTATCGTTCACCTCATTGAACATAGTTTCTTAAATGAAGAGCGATTTGCCAAGAGTTTTGTACGAGGAAAACACCGTTTAAGTGCTTGGGGAAGGAATCGAATTACCACAGAATTAAAATTCCGAAATATCAATAGTCGAATCATTACGATTGCTTTGGCTGAAATTGAAGATGAAGAATACTATCAGACCTTTGACCGCATTAGCGAAAACAAATGGAATCAATTAACGGATACCGATATACAAAAGAAAAAACAAAAGTTTCAAGCTTATTTATTTCGCAAAGGATACGCGATGTCAGATATTATAAACAAAACCCAAGATTTAGAGATAACATAG
- a CDS encoding DUF6029 family protein — protein sequence MKRVLLAVGVFFSLVNAHAQIRVGLENNSQWYVDDKKIKLDPVEAEKDRFRANSYLKVDYDYKNWSFGTQLESYAPNPILNYNPEFKNFDIGTIYARYNNVEKGLDVTAGHFYDQFGSGLLFRAWEDRQLGINNAMFGLNAKYSIGSWGEITVLGGKQRTIMGFDLSKSFVFGGDLNVDVGQVVNAENLDLSVGLSYLGRSLESDDLNKGLDNFTSGYSFRFDYRQGGFYLGSEYVLRDKDYYATAISINKNMKLDSNAWLVNLGYAQKGLSFDFNFRRMENMSFYSERQFTKNDYHQGVLNYLPALVKQYDYSLQNIYVYQAQTAVDLLGQKAGEIGGQFDFYYEFPKGSTLGGKYGTNLVINGSYWAGLKTEYDIVDKELSSEFLSFGQKNYRDLGFEVRKRWSSDWSSIFMYLDQYYNAVALEGKFEDVKAQIVSAETTYQFLDNKSIRLEAQHMWADKDKKNWLAGTLEFAYNANWAVFVNDMYNYGNDDKEKKIHYYNAGISYTKGTTRVSTSYGRQRGGLLCVGGVCRYVTEAAGLTVGITTSF from the coding sequence ATGAAAAGAGTATTATTAGCAGTTGGTGTTTTTTTTAGTTTGGTAAATGCACATGCTCAGATTAGAGTCGGTTTAGAAAATAATTCACAATGGTATGTAGATGATAAAAAAATCAAATTAGACCCAGTAGAAGCTGAAAAAGATCGTTTCCGAGCAAATTCTTACTTAAAGGTGGATTATGATTATAAAAATTGGTCGTTTGGAACCCAATTGGAAAGCTATGCACCAAATCCTATTTTAAATTATAATCCAGAGTTTAAAAATTTTGATATTGGAACTATTTATGCAAGGTATAATAATGTAGAAAAGGGCTTAGATGTTACTGCTGGACATTTCTATGATCAATTTGGAAGCGGCTTGCTTTTTAGAGCGTGGGAAGATAGACAGCTGGGAATTAATAACGCTATGTTTGGACTAAATGCTAAGTATTCAATCGGTTCTTGGGGTGAGATTACAGTGCTAGGAGGAAAGCAGAGAACAATTATGGGTTTTGATTTGTCTAAATCTTTTGTTTTCGGAGGGGATTTGAATGTGGATGTTGGACAAGTTGTTAATGCCGAGAATTTAGATTTAAGTGTTGGCCTTAGTTATTTAGGGCGATCATTAGAATCGGATGATTTAAATAAAGGATTAGATAATTTTACCTCTGGGTATTCTTTTAGATTTGATTACCGTCAAGGAGGATTTTATTTAGGATCTGAATATGTACTTAGAGATAAAGATTATTATGCTACTGCAATAAGTATCAATAAAAACATGAAATTGGATAGTAATGCATGGCTAGTTAATTTAGGATATGCTCAGAAAGGACTATCTTTCGATTTTAACTTCAGAAGAATGGAGAATATGTCTTTTTATTCTGAAAGACAGTTTACTAAAAATGACTATCACCAAGGAGTGTTAAATTATCTACCTGCTTTAGTAAAACAATACGATTATTCGCTACAGAATATTTATGTTTATCAGGCGCAAACGGCAGTTGATTTATTAGGTCAAAAGGCGGGAGAGATTGGTGGACAGTTTGATTTTTATTATGAATTTCCTAAAGGAAGTACATTAGGTGGTAAATATGGTACTAATCTTGTAATTAATGGTTCTTATTGGGCAGGGTTGAAAACAGAATATGATATTGTAGACAAGGAATTGTCTTCAGAATTTTTGTCTTTTGGACAAAAAAATTATCGAGACTTAGGATTTGAAGTTAGAAAACGCTGGTCTAGTGATTGGTCTTCGATTTTTATGTATTTAGATCAATATTATAATGCTGTTGCATTAGAAGGTAAATTTGAGGATGTTAAAGCTCAGATTGTAAGTGCTGAAACAACGTATCAGTTTTTAGATAATAAGTCTATACGATTAGAGGCACAACATATGTGGGCAGATAAAGATAAAAAGAACTGGTTAGCTGGTACGTTAGAGTTTGCTTATAATGCTAATTGGGCTGTGTTTGTTAATGATATGTATAATTATGGTAATGATGATAAAGAAAAGAAAATTCATTACTATAATGCAGGTATCAGCTATACAAAAGGAACAACGCGTGTTTCAACGAGCTACGGAAGACAACGAGGGGGATTATTGTGTGTAGGTGGAGTTTGTCGTTATGTAACAGAAGCAGCAGGATTAACAGTAGGAATCACAACATCATTTTAA
- a CDS encoding TlpA family protein disulfide reductase: MRVFLVLLLLVSSLSISAQQTTLPSVVLKDMDGKAFNISDLAKEEKPVILSFWATWCGPCLKELGAINDEYATWQKETGVKLVAVSIDDAKSVKRVKPLVNGKGWDYQVLLDQNHELKRAMNVTNVPFTAVVYKGKIVYKHTSYTPGIEKELYKQVKAALNN, encoded by the coding sequence ATGAGAGTTTTTTTAGTATTACTGCTGTTAGTTTCCTCTTTGTCTATCAGTGCACAACAAACGACTTTACCTTCAGTTGTATTGAAGGATATGGATGGGAAAGCATTTAATATTAGTGATTTAGCTAAGGAAGAGAAACCTGTGATTTTAAGTTTTTGGGCTACTTGGTGCGGACCTTGTTTAAAGGAATTAGGAGCTATTAATGATGAATATGCGACTTGGCAAAAGGAAACAGGAGTAAAGTTAGTTGCTGTTTCTATTGATGATGCTAAATCAGTAAAGAGAGTAAAGCCATTAGTAAATGGAAAAGGATGGGATTATCAAGTGTTACTAGATCAAAATCACGAATTGAAACGTGCGATGAATGTGACAAATGTGCCTTTTACTGCTGTTGTATATAAAGGAAAAATTGTATACAAACACACGAGTTATACCCCGGGAATTGAAAAAGAATTATATAAACAGGTAAAAGCAGCGCTAAACAATTAA
- a CDS encoding Omp28-related outer membrane protein, which translates to MRKKILQSAILILTMAFMVGCSSDDSSSTGGGNPDGGNPDGGNPGGENPGGENPGGENPGETGTTYYMKKVILEDYTSIGCVACPIGSFIIEGINESEYKDHIIPVSVHDHFQSTQDPFKISAVDTYARHMRVQYLPSLYWNRVSTRWDYPEDLLAGRREGNDIIYFFDHNVFKDYINQSNHLKNNSTIGIKIASTLAQSSGEVSLNIKVGKDDNKNLKYLVYVLEDGLINKQANGTPLYGNTSGTPRWENNFNHDNVLRATNDILGTTITASDFSETNEFSKTVSLNYTAKNTANLKVVVAVLNDNGIVQNAQIAKANTTQDYQIVE; encoded by the coding sequence ATGAGAAAAAAAATCTTACAATCCGCAATTTTAATACTCACTATGGCATTCATGGTAGGATGTTCAAGTGATGACAGTAGCTCTACTGGTGGCGGAAACCCTGATGGCGGAAATCCTGATGGTGGAAACCCAGGGGGAGAAAATCCAGGGGGAGAAAATCCAGGGGGAGAGAATCCAGGAGAAACAGGTACTACTTACTATATGAAAAAAGTAATTTTAGAAGATTACACTTCTATAGGTTGTGTTGCTTGTCCTATCGGTTCTTTCATTATTGAAGGAATTAATGAAAGTGAATATAAAGATCATATTATTCCAGTTTCAGTACATGATCATTTTCAAAGTACACAAGACCCATTTAAAATTTCTGCTGTAGACACTTATGCTAGACATATGCGTGTACAATATTTACCAAGTTTATACTGGAACAGGGTAAGTACGCGTTGGGACTATCCTGAAGATTTACTTGCTGGTAGAAGAGAGGGGAATGATATTATTTACTTTTTTGATCATAATGTATTTAAAGATTACATCAACCAAAGCAATCATTTAAAAAACAATTCTACAATAGGAATTAAGATTGCTTCAACATTAGCTCAAAGTTCTGGAGAAGTATCATTAAATATTAAGGTAGGAAAAGACGATAACAAGAATTTAAAATACCTTGTTTATGTACTTGAAGATGGTTTAATTAATAAACAAGCAAATGGTACGCCATTATATGGTAATACTTCAGGAACTCCAAGATGGGAAAATAACTTCAATCATGACAATGTATTAAGAGCAACAAACGACATTTTAGGAACTACAATTACAGCTTCAGATTTTTCCGAAACTAATGAATTCTCTAAAACTGTATCGTTAAATTATACAGCTAAAAACACGGCTAATTTAAAAGTAGTTGTAGCTGTACTAAACGACAATGGTATTGTACAAAATGCACAAATAGCGAAAGCAAATACAACACAAGACTACCAAATAGTGGAATAA
- the rseP gene encoding RIP metalloprotease RseP produces MEILIKLSQFLLSLSFLIILHELGHFIPAKLFKTRVEKFYLFFDVKFSLFKKKIGDTVYGIGWLPLGGYVKISGMVDESMDTEQLKSEPQPWEFRSKPAWQRLIIMLGGVTVNFILAFVIYIGMTYAYGDLYISNKDMDHGVWVQSPILQEAGLKTGDKIVAVDGKEIERFNDVGYAIMMGHQVEVERKGVKENIDLPVNLLGQISEGNKAGGLISLRVPFVVVAFNEEGDQTNAKALQVKDQIKSIAGVNTPFVDEVQAVLAENKGKIVPAVIERDGKEMTVDIQVDQDGKLNLFFAPVLSIDTIEKMGLYTISQVKYSLGESITVGIGKGVEKVGGYFDQLKKIVKPETGAYKGVGGFKAIYDIFPSVWSWEYFWNITALLSIMLGVMNLLPIPALDGGHVMFLLYEMITGRKPSDKFLENAQMVGFFILIGLLLFANGNDIYKAIFK; encoded by the coding sequence ATGGAAATATTGATTAAACTTTCTCAATTCTTATTGAGCTTATCCTTCTTGATTATTTTACACGAGTTAGGACATTTTATTCCGGCTAAATTATTTAAAACTCGCGTAGAAAAATTCTACCTATTCTTTGATGTGAAATTTTCTTTGTTCAAAAAGAAAATTGGTGATACCGTTTATGGTATTGGATGGTTGCCTTTAGGGGGATACGTGAAAATATCAGGAATGGTGGATGAGAGTATGGATACGGAGCAATTGAAAAGTGAGCCACAACCTTGGGAGTTTCGTTCAAAACCCGCTTGGCAACGTTTAATCATTATGTTAGGTGGAGTTACAGTGAATTTCATTTTAGCTTTTGTTATCTATATCGGAATGACTTATGCGTATGGTGATCTGTATATTTCAAATAAGGATATGGATCACGGAGTTTGGGTACAATCGCCTATCTTACAAGAAGCAGGATTAAAAACAGGAGATAAAATTGTTGCTGTAGATGGAAAGGAAATTGAGCGATTTAATGATGTTGGATACGCTATTATGATGGGACATCAAGTAGAAGTTGAACGCAAAGGAGTAAAAGAAAATATTGATTTACCAGTCAATTTACTTGGACAAATAAGCGAAGGAAATAAGGCTGGAGGATTAATTTCTTTACGTGTTCCTTTTGTCGTGGTGGCCTTTAATGAAGAAGGAGATCAAACAAACGCAAAAGCATTGCAAGTGAAAGATCAAATCAAAAGCATTGCTGGTGTGAATACACCTTTTGTAGATGAAGTGCAAGCTGTATTAGCAGAAAATAAAGGCAAGATTGTACCAGCTGTAATCGAAAGAGATGGAAAAGAAATGACGGTTGATATACAAGTTGATCAAGACGGAAAATTAAATCTTTTCTTTGCACCAGTTTTGTCCATTGATACCATTGAAAAAATGGGGTTATATACCATTAGTCAGGTAAAATATTCATTAGGAGAATCTATCACAGTAGGAATAGGAAAAGGGGTTGAAAAAGTAGGAGGTTACTTTGATCAATTAAAGAAAATTGTTAAGCCAGAAACAGGAGCTTATAAAGGAGTAGGTGGATTCAAAGCAATCTATGATATCTTTCCTTCTGTTTGGAGTTGGGAGTATTTCTGGAATATTACGGCGCTTTTATCTATCATGTTAGGAGTAATGAACTTATTGCCGATTCCAGCTTTAGATGGAGGACATGTAATGTTCTTGTTATATGAAATGATTACAGGAAGAAAGCCAAGTGATAAGTTCCTGGAAAATGCACAAATGGTTGGTTTCTTTATACTTATAGGGTTGCTGTTGTTTGCAAATGGAAATGATATTTACAAAGCGATATTCAAGTAA